A single region of the Gemmatimonadaceae bacterium genome encodes:
- a CDS encoding SDR family oxidoreductase has protein sequence MYRDQVVLITGASKGLGSKLAEHFATRNASVIGFSRSPGVLEHANYRHFCVDVRDEEQVRVAFGAIRSEFGKLDVLINNAAIAASQFAVLTPTASAEDIFKTNFLGSFTVSREAVRIMMKQKYGRIVNMSSMMVPLRPAGGAVYSASKAALTQFTQVLAKEVADYGITCNVLGVSAIETDMWKDIPKDKLTSLLQGLPQKGVATLEDITNVIDFFSSKASGAVTAQVVYLGGAY, from the coding sequence ATGTATCGCGACCAGGTTGTGTTGATCACCGGGGCGAGCAAGGGTCTTGGATCAAAGCTCGCGGAGCACTTCGCGACGCGAAACGCGTCCGTCATCGGCTTCAGCCGATCGCCCGGAGTCCTGGAGCACGCCAACTACCGGCACTTCTGCGTGGACGTTCGCGACGAAGAGCAGGTCCGCGTTGCGTTCGGGGCGATTCGATCGGAGTTTGGAAAGTTGGATGTCCTGATCAACAATGCCGCGATCGCGGCATCTCAGTTTGCCGTCCTCACGCCAACGGCCTCGGCTGAGGACATCTTCAAGACCAACTTCCTGGGTAGTTTCACGGTATCGCGCGAGGCCGTTCGCATCATGATGAAGCAGAAGTACGGGAGGATCGTCAACATGAGCTCCATGATGGTACCTCTGCGACCCGCTGGCGGCGCGGTGTATTCCGCATCCAAGGCAGCGCTCACCCAATTCACGCAAGTTCTCGCCAAGGAAGTCGCCGACTACGGTATTACGTGCAACGTGCTCGGCGTGTCAGCGATCGAAACCGACATGTGGAAGGACATCCCGAAGGACAAGCTCACGTCGCTGCTCCAAGGGTTGCCTCAAAAGGGAGTAGCGACGCTCGAAGACATCACGAACGTCATCGATTTCTTCTCGAGCAAGGCAAGCGGTGCCGTGACCGCCCAGGTCGTCTATCTCGGAGGAGCGTATTGA
- a CDS encoding glycosyltransferase family 2 protein, which yields MINGKRIMVVLPAYNAGRTLERTIADIPPGLVDDLLLVDDASGDDTVEVAERLGIPRVVHPINRGYGANQKTCYSHALARGADIIVMLHPDYQYSPKLIGAMAWLAASDEYDVILGSRILGRGARDGGMPRYKYFFNRVLTAVQNLFLGMKLSEYHTGYRTFTREVIQTLPLLECSDDFVFDNQMLAQAAFFGFRIGEMSCPTRYFKEASSINFRRSVVYGLGVLSTSVQYRLHRSGLRRDRLFDPEGRKLEVPSR from the coding sequence ATGATTAACGGAAAGCGCATCATGGTCGTGCTGCCGGCGTACAACGCCGGCCGCACGCTCGAGCGTACCATCGCCGACATCCCGCCCGGACTTGTCGATGATCTGTTGCTCGTCGATGACGCATCAGGCGATGACACGGTCGAGGTAGCCGAACGGCTGGGAATCCCGCGAGTCGTGCATCCAATCAATCGGGGATACGGCGCCAATCAGAAAACCTGTTACTCCCATGCCCTGGCCCGAGGTGCGGACATCATCGTCATGCTTCACCCGGATTACCAGTATTCGCCAAAACTAATCGGGGCGATGGCCTGGCTGGCGGCCTCCGACGAATACGACGTGATTCTCGGGTCCCGAATCCTCGGGCGGGGCGCGCGCGACGGGGGGATGCCGCGATACAAATATTTCTTCAATCGCGTCCTTACCGCCGTCCAGAACCTGTTCCTCGGAATGAAGCTCTCGGAGTACCACACCGGCTACCGAACATTCACGCGCGAGGTGATACAGACTCTGCCGCTCCTGGAGTGTTCGGACGATTTCGTGTTCGACAACCAGATGCTCGCTCAGGCGGCATTCTTTGGATTCCGCATCGGCGAGATGTCGTGCCCGACAAGGTATTTCAAGGAAGCTTCGTCAATCAATTTCCGTCGGTCGGTCGTTTACGGGCTCGGGGTGTTGAGTACGTCGGTCCAGTACCGACTTCACCGTTCCGGATTGCGTCGTGACCGGCTCTTCGACCCCGAGGGACGAAAGCTGGAGGTCCCATCCCGCTGA
- a CDS encoding fatty acid--CoA ligase family protein produces MPGPPAGESPTDFLRDRFSVDKNATAFIFDGDKFTYGWALDRIEHWLGQIEESNIQPGAVVALSGDYSPEICCLLLALIDHRAVTVPFASVTGKEKEELLDIAEAGFEFVFRADRLVELKKFDRRVSNPLLTAIIRDHSPGLVVFSSGSTGRPKGILHDFSRILEKFTVPRKTLRTLTFLQLDHLGGINTLLYVLSNAGTIISVRDRSPAAIGEAVERYQIELLPVTPSFLNLFIVSDEFRKWNLSSLKIISYGTEVMPQATLEKVKLLFPGVGLQQTYGLSELGVLRTKSRDDGSLWVRLGGEGFETKVVNGILWIRARSAMLGYLNAPQPFDADGWFNTDDQVEVDGEYVKILGRKSEIINVGGQKVFPAEVEDVLIQIDNIKDAVVFGEKNFLMGNVVAAKLNLIADENDASVKQRVREFCKSRLSAYKVPVRIEIARDDLFNSRFKRIRGQ; encoded by the coding sequence ATGCCTGGACCGCCTGCCGGCGAATCTCCGACTGATTTTCTTCGAGATCGCTTTTCCGTCGACAAGAACGCTACGGCTTTCATTTTCGACGGAGACAAATTCACCTACGGATGGGCTCTCGATCGAATCGAGCACTGGCTGGGCCAGATCGAAGAGTCGAACATACAGCCTGGCGCCGTGGTCGCCCTGAGCGGCGACTATTCCCCCGAGATTTGTTGTCTACTGTTGGCCTTGATCGACCATCGTGCCGTGACCGTCCCCTTTGCATCAGTTACGGGAAAGGAAAAGGAGGAGCTCCTCGACATCGCCGAAGCGGGATTCGAATTCGTATTCCGCGCCGATAGACTCGTCGAGCTCAAGAAATTTGATCGCCGAGTATCAAATCCGCTTCTCACCGCAATCATTCGCGATCACTCCCCGGGCTTGGTGGTCTTCTCGTCAGGCTCCACCGGTCGCCCCAAGGGAATTCTGCACGATTTTTCGCGAATCCTCGAGAAGTTCACGGTTCCGCGAAAGACCCTGCGAACACTCACCTTTCTACAACTCGATCATCTTGGCGGGATCAACACTCTGTTGTACGTGCTGTCGAACGCTGGGACGATTATCTCGGTGAGAGACCGAAGTCCGGCGGCGATCGGCGAAGCCGTGGAGCGATATCAAATCGAGCTCCTGCCGGTCACGCCATCGTTCCTGAATTTGTTCATCGTGTCCGACGAATTCCGAAAATGGAACTTGTCGAGTCTGAAGATCATCAGCTATGGCACGGAGGTCATGCCGCAGGCGACACTCGAAAAAGTGAAGCTTCTTTTTCCGGGCGTCGGCCTGCAGCAGACTTATGGGCTGTCCGAGTTGGGGGTCCTCCGCACCAAGTCGCGTGACGACGGATCGCTGTGGGTGAGACTGGGCGGCGAAGGATTCGAGACGAAGGTCGTCAACGGTATTTTGTGGATAAGAGCAAGATCCGCGATGCTCGGATATCTCAATGCGCCACAGCCATTCGACGCCGACGGCTGGTTCAATACGGATGATCAGGTCGAGGTAGACGGCGAGTATGTGAAGATTCTCGGACGCAAGTCGGAGATCATCAATGTGGGAGGGCAAAAGGTATTTCCGGCGGAGGTCGAGGACGTGTTGATACAGATCGACAACATCAAGGACGCCGTTGTGTTTGGCGAAAAGAATTTCCTCATGGGTAACGTCGTGGCGGCGAAACTAAATCTGATCGCCGACGAGAATGACGCTTCCGTGAAGCAGCGCGTTCGTGAGTTCTGCAAGAGCCGCCTCTCGGCGTACAAGGTGCCGGTGAGGATCGAGATAGCGCGCGACGACCTGTTCAATTCCCGGTTCAAGCGAATTCGGGGGCAGTGA
- a CDS encoding DUF4910 domain-containing protein, with protein MTDNRRIGDEMYGWASELFPICRSITGDGVRRTLGYFKKLLPDLAIHEVPSGTTAYDWTVPDEWNIRGAWIADEKGNRVVDFSKNNLHVVGYSTPVDEWMTLEELQPHLHSLPDQPNAIPYVTSYYVKRWGFCLPHNQRERLEQGRYHVVIDSTLAPGSMPYGELILPGRENKEILLSTYICHPSMANNELSGPVVTAALASWIAGNSQRRLTYRILFIPETIGSIVYISHHLEEMKRNTIAGFVVTCIGDDRGYSLLLSRAGDTVADRAAKLVMSRVAPDYVEYSYLRRGSDERQYCSPGVDLPVVSIMRSGYMGYPEYHTSLDDLTLISPTGLAGGFTAIRKCIEVLEHNRIYKATMLCEPHLGGRGLYPTLGTRDVVQSVRALTNVLAYADGTRDLVNIATHIGVSAEEAIEIAGKLREAGLLEITDLTD; from the coding sequence ATGACTGACAACCGTCGGATCGGCGATGAGATGTATGGTTGGGCATCGGAGCTGTTTCCGATTTGCAGGAGCATCACAGGAGATGGTGTTCGCCGGACGCTTGGATACTTCAAGAAGCTGCTGCCCGATCTCGCCATCCACGAGGTTCCGTCGGGAACGACGGCTTACGACTGGACCGTGCCCGATGAGTGGAACATTCGCGGCGCCTGGATCGCGGATGAAAAGGGCAACCGGGTGGTTGACTTCTCCAAAAACAATCTACACGTCGTCGGCTACTCCACACCGGTGGACGAATGGATGACCCTCGAGGAGCTGCAGCCTCACCTGCATTCGCTCCCCGACCAGCCTAACGCAATTCCTTACGTCACCTCCTACTACGTGAAGAGATGGGGATTCTGCCTGCCGCACAATCAGCGCGAGCGACTGGAGCAGGGCCGCTATCACGTCGTGATCGACAGTACGCTGGCGCCGGGGTCGATGCCCTACGGGGAGCTCATCCTTCCGGGAAGGGAAAATAAGGAGATTCTACTCTCCACCTACATCTGCCATCCGTCGATGGCCAACAACGAGCTTTCCGGACCCGTCGTCACGGCGGCGCTCGCATCCTGGATCGCCGGCAACAGCCAGCGGCGCCTTACCTACCGAATTCTCTTTATTCCTGAGACAATCGGGTCGATCGTGTACATCAGCCACCACCTCGAAGAGATGAAGCGAAACACGATCGCCGGCTTCGTGGTGACGTGCATCGGCGACGATCGTGGTTACTCCCTACTGCTGTCGCGAGCGGGGGATACAGTCGCCGACAGAGCCGCAAAGCTTGTAATGAGCCGCGTCGCACCCGATTACGTCGAATATTCGTACCTGCGGCGTGGAAGCGACGAGCGACAGTATTGCAGCCCGGGCGTGGACCTTCCCGTTGTGTCGATCATGCGCTCCGGATACATGGGTTATCCCGAGTATCACACATCGCTCGATGACCTGACACTGATTTCACCCACTGGTCTTGCCGGTGGCTTCACGGCGATCCGGAAATGCATTGAGGTCCTCGAGCACAACCGCATTTACAAGGCTACGATGCTGTGCGAGCCGCACCTCGGCGGGCGGGGGCTGTACCCGACTCTGGGGACCAGGGACGTCGTACAGTCGGTGCGCGCCCTCACCAACGTTCTCGCGTACGCCGACGGAACTAGAGACCTGGTCAATATCGCAACGCACATCGGCGTCTCAGCTGAAGAAGCCATCGAGATCGCAGGAAAACTACGCGAAGCTGGCCTGCTGGAAATAACGGATTTGACGGATTAG
- a CDS encoding AAC(3) family N-acetyltransferase: MSDDSPLGDSFRSALADIGIGDGDFVLVHSRVGTAPLSDVLACLNALIRSVQPSGTLAIPTFNFGFCRGAAYDYRKTPSEMGLLTEFARRDRRARRTHHPVYGFALFGKDADTLSRTTHNISAYGDDSIFAELRRRNGKILLIDLEIHECFTFFHHIEEMVGCDYRSHKTFTGPVIDESGHTRIQSYQVFVRNLDMGVRTDVAPMGKRLESLGLVRHGKLGRWSLRLLEAGRVFEATKKVPLEEPHLLRQVGGSAFGLP; the protein is encoded by the coding sequence ATGAGCGACGATTCGCCACTCGGGGACTCCTTTCGCAGCGCACTCGCGGACATCGGGATCGGGGACGGTGATTTCGTGCTCGTCCACTCGCGCGTCGGAACGGCTCCGTTATCCGACGTGTTGGCCTGTCTCAATGCGCTGATTCGCTCCGTACAACCCTCCGGCACGCTGGCGATTCCGACGTTCAATTTCGGCTTCTGTCGCGGCGCCGCGTACGACTATCGCAAAACGCCGTCGGAGATGGGCCTGCTGACGGAGTTCGCCCGCCGCGACCGCCGAGCAAGAAGAACCCATCACCCCGTATACGGCTTCGCGCTATTCGGAAAGGACGCCGATACGCTTTCGAGGACGACACACAACATCTCGGCCTACGGCGACGACTCCATTTTCGCCGAGCTCCGACGGCGTAATGGAAAGATATTGCTGATCGATCTGGAGATTCATGAATGTTTCACGTTCTTCCATCACATCGAAGAAATGGTGGGATGCGACTACCGATCCCACAAGACTTTTACCGGTCCCGTCATCGATGAGTCGGGGCATACCCGGATCCAATCATACCAGGTGTTCGTTCGCAACCTGGATATGGGAGTGAGAACCGATGTCGCGCCAATGGGGAAGCGATTGGAGTCGCTAGGTCTGGTGCGTCACGGGAAGCTCGGTCGCTGGTCTCTTCGACTGTTGGAGGCAGGCCGCGTGTTCGAAGCAACCAAGAAGGTACCCCTCGAGGAGCCACATCTGCTGCGGCAAGTCGGAGGCAGCGCCTTCGGGCTTCCCTGA
- a CDS encoding ketoacyl-ACP synthase III: MSISARIARIEYAVPNHVVTNDDLQRAHPEWRMELVARKTGVLTRRFAAEDELASDLAFQAATEVLGGYDADEIDGLIFCTQSPDQIMPPNATILHARLGLRKSVAAFDITLACSGFVYGLAIAKSMIDSMRMRSILLVCGDTYSRYIHPDDRAALTLFGDGAAAALVDRSTAQSGILDCVLASDGQSGGDKFMIKAGGLRTPRSEATCVGRRDIAGNVRSDDTIYMDGAAVLAFAQREVQPTVEHILRRNNLQLAEVKLVLFHQASLHALNILSEQLDLTPDQTFSNIAHLGNTVSASLPILLKDAQSAGRLEREDLVLIVGFGVGFSWGACLMRW, encoded by the coding sequence GTGAGTATCTCCGCGCGAATCGCTCGAATCGAGTACGCCGTGCCCAATCACGTGGTCACCAACGACGATTTACAGCGTGCGCACCCCGAGTGGAGAATGGAGCTGGTCGCTCGCAAGACGGGGGTTCTGACGCGGAGATTTGCCGCTGAGGATGAGCTCGCGTCAGATCTCGCGTTTCAAGCGGCCACTGAGGTGCTCGGCGGGTACGATGCGGATGAGATCGACGGTCTCATTTTCTGTACGCAATCCCCCGATCAGATCATGCCTCCCAACGCGACGATTCTTCACGCACGGCTGGGACTGCGGAAGTCCGTTGCGGCATTCGACATCACGTTGGCGTGTTCCGGATTCGTATACGGGCTTGCGATTGCCAAATCGATGATTGATTCGATGCGGATGCGAAGCATTCTTCTCGTGTGTGGCGATACGTATTCGAGATACATCCACCCTGACGACCGAGCGGCGCTGACCCTGTTCGGTGACGGCGCAGCGGCAGCTCTCGTGGACCGGTCGACGGCTCAATCCGGGATCCTGGACTGCGTGCTCGCCAGCGACGGACAAAGCGGCGGGGACAAATTCATGATCAAAGCGGGGGGTCTGCGCACCCCGCGCTCGGAGGCGACCTGCGTCGGCCGACGCGATATTGCCGGCAACGTACGGTCCGATGACACCATCTACATGGATGGAGCTGCCGTCCTCGCCTTTGCCCAGCGGGAAGTCCAGCCGACGGTCGAGCACATCCTTCGACGCAACAATCTGCAGCTTGCCGAGGTCAAGCTCGTACTCTTTCATCAGGCGAGCCTGCATGCTCTCAACATCTTGAGCGAGCAGCTTGATCTGACGCCAGATCAGACGTTCTCCAACATCGCTCATTTAGGAAACACCGTGTCCGCCTCCCTGCCGATCCTGTTGAAAGACGCGCAGTCGGCTGGTCGCCTCGAGCGCGAAGACCTGGTTCTGATCGTCGGGTTTGGCGTCGGCTTTTCATGGGGCGCCTGCCTCATGCGTTGGTAG
- a CDS encoding MBL fold metallo-hydrolase encodes MLIGDGSASCVVVDPGYDGEAIVSAIVSRGLAVAAILATHAHVDHIASVALVQSRFGDPPFLLHPGDEKTLRTAHSYAMFLDAEGFIDPRAHQKLSDGDRLDLGGHEIKVHHAPGHTPGGCVFEVSGALFTGDLLIKAAEELRRLPGLNPDELLASRKRLFDEFSADTVVFPGHGRPTTVGELERKFFSEVRAIAP; translated from the coding sequence GTGCTCATCGGCGATGGCAGCGCCTCATGCGTTGTCGTCGACCCCGGATACGACGGGGAGGCTATCGTCTCGGCAATCGTGTCCCGCGGGCTCGCGGTGGCCGCCATCCTGGCGACCCATGCCCATGTTGACCACATCGCCTCAGTAGCTCTCGTGCAGAGCCGGTTTGGCGATCCTCCGTTCTTGCTTCACCCCGGTGATGAAAAGACGTTGAGAACAGCACACTCGTATGCGATGTTCCTCGACGCCGAAGGGTTCATCGATCCACGTGCGCACCAGAAGCTCTCGGATGGCGATCGCCTCGACCTTGGTGGGCACGAGATCAAAGTGCATCACGCGCCCGGTCATACTCCCGGGGGCTGCGTTTTCGAGGTGAGTGGGGCGCTGTTCACCGGAGACTTATTGATCAAGGCGGCCGAGGAGCTCCGCCGGCTTCCGGGGTTGAATCCAGATGAGCTTCTTGCTTCCAGGAAACGGCTGTTCGACGAGTTTTCCGCAGACACCGTGGTTTTTCCCGGTCACGGAAGGCCCACTACGGTCGGAGAACTGGAGCGCAAGTTCTTTTCTGAAGTTCGCGCCATCGCCCCGTGA